From Alcaligenes faecalis, the proteins below share one genomic window:
- a CDS encoding Crp/Fnr family transcriptional regulator has translation MTDISYPSLLASLPVFSLLDSASINDLWQEGRLIHYDKDSQVFRQEQSSDHFFVLLQGLIKVVRTMPNGSQLLVRFALPGDVIGIAPALRRRNYPATAISVTTSATLAWPEKSWESLTQRFPCLLSAAQDTVARRLSDADDRLLEIHSLEVEQRLAHSLLRLIRQVGQSGTEGTSLSIPVTRQDLADLAGTTLYTASRVVSSWDHQGLILAGRKQITIADLDKFAQTVLERG, from the coding sequence ATGACTGACATATCCTACCCCTCCTTGTTAGCCAGCCTGCCCGTTTTCTCCCTGCTGGACTCAGCCAGCATCAACGACCTGTGGCAAGAGGGACGCCTGATCCACTACGACAAAGACAGCCAGGTTTTCCGTCAGGAACAAAGCAGCGACCATTTTTTTGTCCTGCTGCAGGGTCTGATCAAGGTCGTACGCACCATGCCCAATGGCTCACAACTGCTGGTACGTTTTGCCTTGCCCGGCGATGTGATCGGCATTGCCCCTGCCTTGCGCCGTCGCAATTACCCGGCTACCGCCATCAGCGTCACCACCAGCGCTACACTGGCCTGGCCAGAAAAGTCCTGGGAAAGCCTGACCCAACGCTTTCCGTGCCTGCTCAGCGCCGCCCAAGACACGGTCGCCCGACGTCTTAGCGATGCCGATGATCGCTTGCTGGAAATTCACAGTCTGGAAGTCGAGCAGCGGCTGGCTCACAGCCTGCTGCGCTTGATTCGCCAGGTGGGCCAAAGCGGCACGGAAGGGACGTCCTTAAGTATTCCGGTGACCCGGCAAGATCTGGCGGATCTGGCCGGAACCACTTTGTATACGGCCAGCCGCGTAGTCAGCAGTTGGGATCATCAGGGCTTGATCCTGGCAGGCCGCAAACAAATCACGATTGCGGACCTGGATAAATTTGCACAAACCGTGCTGGAACGAGGCTAA
- a CDS encoding formylglycine-generating enzyme family protein, translating into MRSHVVGSVLVVAILAGCSAGESSNPSALPELVEVAGPAREVMQAGEYLLDGRLIASDTVMYAPVPTLKAMKYQVSQFEYDQCVRAERCKAADAVGQGQAKNLPVVGVSWQDGQDYAAWLSERTGKKFRLPDYLEWSYFADQKVPESAQGGLDENEQAALWLQEYQDSYKRKQDQEVPLAPLGQGVANAYGVFDAGGQVAEWTNTCHVRVHRISMPRAESRLENCGVRTLGGEHIAVMPDFIRDPKTGACSVGVPPRYLGLRLVTED; encoded by the coding sequence ATGCGAAGCCATGTAGTGGGATCCGTGCTGGTAGTGGCCATATTGGCCGGATGTTCGGCTGGCGAGTCCAGCAATCCGTCCGCTTTGCCCGAGCTGGTGGAAGTGGCCGGTCCGGCCCGCGAGGTCATGCAGGCGGGTGAGTATTTGTTGGATGGCCGTCTGATCGCCTCCGATACCGTGATGTACGCGCCTGTTCCCACCTTGAAAGCCATGAAGTATCAGGTCAGCCAGTTCGAGTACGACCAATGTGTTCGTGCGGAACGCTGCAAGGCCGCTGACGCGGTGGGCCAAGGGCAGGCCAAGAATTTGCCAGTGGTAGGTGTCAGCTGGCAGGACGGGCAGGATTATGCAGCTTGGCTAAGCGAGCGCACGGGCAAGAAATTCCGTCTGCCGGATTACCTGGAGTGGAGCTATTTCGCAGACCAGAAAGTGCCTGAGTCGGCGCAAGGCGGGCTGGATGAAAACGAGCAGGCTGCCCTGTGGCTGCAGGAGTATCAGGACAGCTACAAGCGCAAGCAGGACCAGGAGGTTCCTCTGGCACCGTTGGGGCAGGGCGTTGCCAATGCTTATGGGGTGTTTGATGCGGGTGGGCAGGTGGCCGAGTGGACCAATACCTGTCACGTACGGGTACACCGTATCAGCATGCCGCGCGCGGAGTCGCGTCTGGAAAACTGTGGTGTACGCACCTTGGGTGGCGAGCACATTGCAGTGATGCCTGACTTTATCCGCGACCCTAAAACCGGAGCGTGTTCGGTTGGCGTGCCCCCGCGTTACCTGGGGCTGCGCCTGGTCACCGAAGACTAA
- the gltS gene encoding sodium/glutamate symporter, with amino-acid sequence MNIQLDIAQTVGLAAVFLVLGEYIKNRVAVLARYFIPSPIIGGLIFALIALVGHQTGSFNFSFNDDIRNFLLMAFFTTIGFSASFELLKKGGLAVALFLGCAVVLIILQNVMGVTLATLMDANPLLGLAAGSISMTGGHGTSAAFGPMLENAGAVGALPAAIAASTWGLVMGCVIGGPLGKRLMKKYNIDGPAPHRRHRRQHEGADAPHAVQTTVKETVQVDDGGFEMPVYAVVLLSIAIGVGSVIIEWLGERGIVLPAYLGSMLVAAVIRNVIDWRRYRLPEKEFETMGNVSLAFFLVMALMVMKLWELADVAGPLLIILIAQTVLMFFFASYVTFKVMGKDYDAVVMSAGHCGFGMGATPNAMANMQAFTEDNGPSRKAFFVIPLVGSLFIDFFNAVIITGFVNFLT; translated from the coding sequence ATGAACATTCAGCTCGATATCGCGCAAACGGTAGGTTTGGCGGCTGTCTTTCTCGTGCTGGGAGAATATATAAAGAATCGCGTTGCTGTATTGGCCCGCTATTTCATTCCCAGCCCCATTATTGGCGGTTTGATTTTTGCCTTGATTGCCTTGGTAGGACATCAGACCGGCTCGTTCAACTTTTCGTTCAACGACGATATACGCAATTTCTTGCTGATGGCCTTTTTCACGACCATCGGTTTTTCAGCCAGTTTCGAGCTGCTGAAAAAAGGCGGCCTGGCGGTTGCTCTGTTTCTGGGCTGTGCGGTTGTCCTGATTATTCTGCAAAACGTGATGGGCGTGACCTTGGCGACCCTGATGGACGCCAATCCCTTGCTGGGTCTGGCCGCCGGTTCGATCTCCATGACGGGGGGCCACGGTACCTCTGCTGCCTTCGGTCCGATGCTGGAAAATGCCGGTGCTGTCGGGGCTTTGCCTGCTGCCATTGCTGCTTCGACATGGGGGCTGGTGATGGGTTGCGTCATCGGCGGGCCCTTGGGTAAGCGCCTGATGAAAAAATACAATATTGATGGCCCTGCTCCACACCGTCGTCATCGTCGCCAGCACGAAGGTGCAGATGCGCCTCATGCGGTGCAAACCACGGTCAAGGAAACCGTTCAGGTTGACGATGGCGGCTTTGAAATGCCGGTATACGCCGTAGTGCTGCTGTCCATCGCGATTGGTGTGGGCAGTGTCATCATTGAATGGCTGGGCGAGCGTGGCATTGTCTTGCCCGCTTACCTGGGCTCCATGCTGGTGGCGGCCGTCATCCGTAACGTGATCGACTGGCGTCGTTACCGTTTGCCGGAAAAAGAGTTTGAAACCATGGGCAATGTGTCCCTGGCTTTCTTCCTGGTCATGGCGTTGATGGTAATGAAGCTGTGGGAGTTGGCTGACGTAGCGGGTCCGCTGTTGATTATCCTGATCGCCCAGACGGTGCTGATGTTCTTCTTTGCCAGCTACGTGACTTTCAAGGTCATGGGCAAGGATTACGATGCTGTGGTGATGTCGGCTGGCCATTGTGGTTTTGGCATGGGCGCAACGCCTAACGCCATGGCCAATATGCAGGCTTTTACAGAAGACAACGGTCCATCCCGCAAAGCCTTCTTTGTGATACCTCTAGTGGGTTCCTTGTTCATTGACTTCTTCAATGCCGTGATTATTACGGGCTTTGTGAATTTTCTGACCTAA
- the ispB gene encoding octaprenyl diphosphate synthase, translated as MNLSTLIEPIADDMKALDVVIRERLNSDVVLIRTIGEYIVSAGGKRMRPALLLLVARALAYQGNTHHLLAGVVEFIHTATLLHDDVVDESDMRRGRHTANAVYGNAASVLVGDYLYSRSFEMMVQSNSMPAMAVLSAATTVIAEGEVLQLLNVHDPDVSLDRYLQVVRYKTAKLFEAAAQVGAIVAGASPEMEEAMAAYGRHLGTAFQLVDDVLDYTGDAQALGKNVGDDLREGKPTMPLIRVMEVGTPEQVQLIKSAIETGDADFAAVAQAIEQTDALAYTREAAKAEAQLAVQALADVPESEFKQVLLSLCAFSIERDR; from the coding sequence TTGAACCTGTCCACCCTGATTGAACCTATTGCCGACGACATGAAGGCTCTTGATGTCGTCATTCGTGAGCGCTTGAATTCGGATGTGGTGCTGATACGCACAATCGGCGAATACATCGTTAGTGCAGGTGGCAAGCGCATGCGTCCCGCGCTGCTGTTGCTGGTAGCCCGTGCACTGGCGTATCAGGGGAACACGCATCATTTGCTGGCTGGCGTGGTGGAGTTTATCCACACAGCTACCTTGCTGCACGACGACGTGGTCGATGAGTCCGATATGCGTCGCGGTCGCCACACGGCCAATGCCGTCTACGGCAATGCGGCCAGCGTCCTGGTTGGCGACTACCTGTATTCGCGCTCCTTCGAGATGATGGTGCAATCGAACTCCATGCCTGCCATGGCCGTGCTGTCGGCCGCCACTACGGTGATCGCCGAAGGCGAAGTTCTGCAACTGCTGAACGTTCACGATCCGGACGTTTCACTGGATCGTTACCTGCAAGTCGTACGCTACAAGACTGCCAAGCTGTTTGAGGCAGCGGCCCAAGTAGGCGCGATTGTGGCCGGTGCTTCGCCCGAGATGGAAGAAGCGATGGCTGCTTACGGTCGCCACCTGGGTACTGCGTTCCAGCTGGTTGACGATGTGCTCGATTACACCGGCGACGCCCAGGCTCTGGGCAAGAACGTGGGCGACGATCTGCGCGAAGGCAAGCCCACCATGCCCCTGATTCGTGTGATGGAAGTGGGTACGCCCGAACAGGTTCAGCTGATCAAATCGGCCATTGAGACTGGTGATGCGGATTTTGCCGCTGTTGCCCAGGCTATCGAACAGACCGATGCATTGGCCTACACTCGCGAAGCGGCCAAGGCAGAGGCACAACTGGCTGTTCAGGCCCTGGCTGATGTTCCTGAGAGCGAATTCAAGCAGGTATTGCTTAGCTTGTGCGCGTTTTCCATCGAACGCGACCGCTAA
- a CDS encoding ATP-binding protein produces MSSQDLSTLISRAERVLAQLEAWLPPAPPPINWDSIAFRWRTNGSRGWLEGVQHVATIQTDDLHHIERQKGIIERNTHHFLAGKPANNVLMTGARGTGKSSLVKAMLAKFADQGLRLIEVDKSDLGDLGYIIDLISTRPEHFIIFSDDLSFEEGEAGYKALKSVLDGSLASPGDNVLIYATSNRRHLMPEYMKENLSASTSADGEIHPGEAVEEKVSLSERFGLWLSFYPFKQDDYLDIVYYWLSALGCPAEHIESSRTEALQWALERGSRSGRVARQFARDWTARHV; encoded by the coding sequence TTGAGTTCGCAAGACCTGAGTACCCTGATCAGCCGGGCCGAGCGGGTTCTAGCTCAATTGGAAGCCTGGCTGCCCCCTGCTCCACCTCCCATCAACTGGGATTCCATTGCTTTTCGCTGGCGTACCAATGGTTCGCGCGGCTGGCTGGAAGGTGTCCAGCACGTAGCCACCATCCAGACCGACGACCTGCACCATATCGAACGCCAAAAAGGCATTATTGAGCGCAACACCCATCATTTCCTGGCAGGCAAACCGGCCAATAACGTCTTGATGACAGGAGCTCGCGGTACGGGCAAAAGCTCGCTGGTCAAAGCCATGCTGGCCAAATTTGCCGACCAGGGCCTGCGCCTGATCGAAGTGGACAAGTCCGACCTGGGCGATCTGGGCTACATCATCGACCTGATCAGCACCCGCCCCGAACACTTCATCATCTTCAGCGACGACCTGTCCTTTGAAGAAGGCGAAGCCGGTTACAAGGCGCTCAAATCCGTGCTGGACGGCTCGCTGGCCTCCCCTGGCGACAATGTACTGATCTACGCCACGTCCAACCGACGTCACCTGATGCCCGAGTACATGAAAGAAAACCTGAGTGCCTCCACGTCCGCCGACGGCGAGATCCACCCCGGTGAGGCGGTTGAAGAAAAGGTATCCCTGTCCGAGCGCTTTGGACTATGGTTGTCGTTTTACCCCTTTAAACAAGACGACTATCTGGACATTGTGTATTACTGGCTGAGCGCATTGGGTTGCCCTGCAGAACACATCGAAAGCTCGCGTACGGAAGCCTTGCAATGGGCTCTGGAACGTGGCTCGCGCTCCGGCCGGGTAGCACGTCAATTTGCTAGAGATTGGACCGCTAGACATGTCTAA
- a CDS encoding Nudix family hydrolase: MSKPTLEVAVGVLLNQHGQVLLGKRPADKPWPGWWELPGGKIEAGESVIQALVRELREELGIETTHAHPWVTYTHEYPKNFVKLSFCLVREWEGEPQCLEGQELAWVSPKGPLEVGPVLPATEPPLKWLQLPERYLITHIDEPARLPAYLEQLEQALQQGPALVQFREPAWAARPDAEFHLHQAFLQVVNLCQRYQARCLVNSLHPESWWDHADGVHLRASDAQALSAKCHDTLTTFPAISKGLIGMSTHNESDIEIARKIQADFLVLGHVLETSSHPGDPGMGWARFASLAEQAGLPVFAIGGQSAKTLADARNHGAHGIAGIRHMLDNDPA, translated from the coding sequence ATGTCTAAACCCACGTTGGAAGTGGCCGTTGGCGTTTTACTGAACCAACACGGCCAAGTGCTACTGGGAAAACGCCCAGCCGATAAACCCTGGCCAGGCTGGTGGGAACTGCCAGGCGGCAAGATTGAAGCGGGCGAGAGCGTCATACAGGCGCTGGTACGGGAACTGCGCGAAGAACTCGGCATTGAAACCACCCATGCACACCCCTGGGTCACCTATACACACGAATACCCCAAGAACTTTGTCAAACTCTCTTTCTGCCTGGTGCGGGAATGGGAAGGCGAACCCCAGTGCCTGGAAGGCCAAGAGCTTGCCTGGGTCAGCCCTAAAGGTCCATTGGAAGTCGGCCCTGTACTGCCTGCTACCGAACCGCCGCTGAAATGGCTGCAACTGCCCGAACGCTACCTGATTACCCACATCGACGAGCCGGCCCGCTTACCCGCCTATCTGGAACAACTGGAACAAGCCCTGCAACAAGGCCCGGCCTTGGTCCAGTTTCGTGAGCCAGCCTGGGCTGCCCGGCCCGATGCCGAATTCCATTTGCACCAGGCGTTCCTGCAAGTTGTGAACCTGTGCCAGCGCTACCAAGCGCGCTGCCTGGTCAATAGCCTGCACCCCGAGAGCTGGTGGGACCACGCTGATGGTGTGCATTTGCGCGCCAGCGACGCCCAAGCCCTGTCCGCGAAATGCCACGACACGCTGACGACATTTCCTGCGATCAGCAAAGGCTTGATCGGCATGTCCACGCACAATGAAAGTGATATTGAAATAGCCCGCAAGATCCAGGCGGACTTTCTGGTTCTGGGCCATGTCCTGGAAACCTCCTCCCATCCCGGCGATCCCGGCATGGGCTGGGCCCGTTTTGCCAGTCTGGCGGAACAAGCTGGCCTGCCAGTGTTTGCCATAGGCGGGCAATCGGCCAAGACCCTGGCTGACGCCCGCAATCACGGCGCACACGGTATTGCCGGTATCCGCCACATGCTGGACAACGACCCGGCATGA
- a CDS encoding spermidine synthase — MTPHVKISEHEGVRYLHLGSAWVQGAMRLDAPDQLELHYIRQMMIWTLFQTDPRRIAQLGLGAGSLTRFCYQHFPQARIDAVEINPEVVQASRLLFNLPPDDERLNVHTVDALDYLDAVYGELDVLQIDVYSDQAEHPALESEAFYQACRKALGPQGLLTVNLLGSEMVHARNLHALQESFPAVVWLPETHDGNLVALAFADPPQIDFDDLYQRAEEIHATLGLADGEEWVDGLYAWMDQD, encoded by the coding sequence ATGACGCCACACGTCAAGATTTCGGAACACGAAGGCGTACGCTACCTGCATCTGGGCTCTGCCTGGGTGCAGGGTGCGATGCGCCTGGATGCGCCCGATCAACTGGAGTTGCACTACATCCGTCAGATGATGATCTGGACCTTGTTCCAGACCGATCCGCGCCGTATTGCCCAACTGGGCCTGGGCGCCGGCAGCCTGACGCGCTTTTGCTACCAGCATTTCCCCCAGGCGCGCATCGACGCCGTAGAAATCAACCCGGAAGTGGTACAGGCCAGCCGCCTGCTATTCAATCTACCGCCCGACGATGAGCGCCTGAACGTGCACACGGTAGACGCGCTGGATTATCTGGACGCGGTCTACGGCGAGCTGGATGTGCTGCAAATTGATGTGTATTCAGACCAGGCCGAGCACCCTGCCCTGGAAAGCGAAGCCTTTTATCAGGCCTGTCGCAAAGCTCTGGGGCCGCAAGGACTATTGACGGTGAACCTGCTGGGGTCGGAAATGGTACATGCGCGCAATCTGCATGCGCTGCAAGAGAGTTTCCCGGCTGTGGTCTGGTTGCCTGAAACGCACGATGGCAATCTGGTTGCCCTGGCCTTTGCTGACCCGCCGCAAATTGATTTTGATGATTTGTACCAGCGGGCCGAAGAAATCCACGCCACCCTGGGCTTGGCCGACGGCGAGGAATGGGTTGACGGGCTGTATGCCTGGATGGATCAGGACTGA
- a CDS encoding efflux transporter outer membrane subunit — MPTSNAMIFPRFALAGMVLLLAACAVGPDYQRPEAPVGEHFREEVRSTAWKQAEPADLKDRGPWWESFNDGVLNALMQSLNEQNFTLQQAQARVRQAQATLSNTRSTQFPQVGSSVGTTRRGSGSGDTSQSSSAYDASITVNWEVDLWGRIRRQVEAGDAGLQASAADMAATRLSLQSQLAQAYLQYRSVESSERVLDETVAAYERSLQINQNRLDAGFSAPGDVAAALSQLEGARTQRLALNREKATYQHAMAVLVGRAPSQFEVVPHAPWPVAPDIPVGLPSSLLERRPDVARAERRMAQANAQIGVAKAAWFPSLSLKASGGFSSSDLSEWLTAPARVWSLGPAFALTLLDFGARRAQVEQAEASYDEQLAAYRQTVLDALKEVEDALSERNGLELEQASQARSLAAARESLRLTRNQFDAGLVDFLSLAQTQATALSAERQALDLESQRLRAAVKLMVALGGGWDVATGLNPEEPNAVEADPAAKAE, encoded by the coding sequence ATGCCTACTTCTAACGCCATGATTTTTCCGCGCTTCGCACTGGCTGGGATGGTGCTGCTCCTGGCCGCATGTGCTGTTGGCCCCGATTATCAGCGGCCTGAAGCACCAGTGGGCGAGCACTTTCGCGAAGAGGTACGTTCCACAGCCTGGAAGCAGGCTGAACCGGCTGATTTGAAGGATCGCGGCCCTTGGTGGGAAAGCTTTAACGACGGCGTACTCAATGCCTTGATGCAAAGCCTGAACGAGCAGAACTTCACCTTGCAGCAAGCACAGGCGCGCGTCCGTCAGGCGCAAGCCACCTTGTCCAATACGCGCTCGACCCAGTTCCCGCAAGTGGGCAGCTCGGTCGGCACGACGCGACGGGGCAGTGGGTCGGGTGATACTAGCCAAAGCAGCAGTGCTTACGACGCCAGCATCACGGTGAATTGGGAAGTGGACTTGTGGGGGCGGATTCGCCGTCAGGTAGAGGCCGGTGATGCGGGCCTGCAAGCCAGTGCAGCGGACATGGCCGCCACGCGCTTGAGCCTGCAGTCTCAATTGGCGCAGGCCTATTTGCAGTACCGCAGTGTGGAATCCAGCGAACGAGTGCTGGATGAAACGGTGGCCGCGTACGAGCGCTCTTTGCAAATCAATCAGAACCGCCTGGACGCCGGCTTTTCGGCGCCGGGGGATGTGGCGGCAGCCTTGAGCCAGCTTGAAGGTGCACGTACCCAGCGTTTGGCCTTGAACCGCGAGAAAGCGACGTATCAGCATGCCATGGCTGTGCTGGTCGGCCGTGCACCGTCCCAGTTTGAAGTCGTGCCCCATGCTCCGTGGCCTGTTGCTCCGGATATTCCGGTGGGCCTGCCATCCAGCTTGCTGGAGCGGCGCCCCGATGTGGCTCGTGCCGAGCGTCGCATGGCGCAGGCCAATGCCCAGATCGGTGTGGCCAAGGCGGCCTGGTTTCCCAGTTTGAGTTTGAAAGCCAGCGGGGGTTTCAGTAGCAGTGATTTAAGCGAATGGCTGACGGCTCCGGCGCGAGTCTGGTCCTTGGGGCCGGCCTTTGCCCTGACCTTGCTGGATTTTGGAGCGCGTCGCGCGCAAGTCGAGCAGGCTGAAGCCAGCTATGACGAACAATTGGCAGCTTACCGCCAGACGGTTCTGGACGCGTTGAAAGAGGTGGAAGATGCCTTGTCTGAGCGTAATGGCCTGGAGCTGGAGCAAGCCAGCCAGGCGCGTTCTCTGGCTGCGGCCCGCGAGTCCCTGCGGCTGACGCGCAATCAGTTTGATGCCGGTCTGGTGGATTTTCTGAGTCTGGCCCAAACCCAGGCCACGGCTTTGTCAGCCGAGCGGCAGGCTTTGGACCTGGAGTCTCAACGCCTGCGGGCGGCGGTCAAGCTGATGGTGGCCTTGGGCGGTGGCTGGGATGTAGCGACAGGCCTGAATCCTGAAGAGCCGAACGCGGTGGAAGCTGATCCAGCTGCGAAAGCAGAATAG